Proteins from a single region of Euzebyales bacterium:
- a CDS encoding type II toxin-antitoxin system Phd/YefM family antitoxin, with protein sequence MTIVNVHEAKTHLSRLLERVEQGEEIVIARNNQPIARLVAHTAPQRRPGSLRGRIRIAEDFDDPLPDELADAFGG encoded by the coding sequence ATGACGATCGTGAATGTTCACGAAGCGAAGACCCACCTGTCGCGGTTGCTCGAGCGTGTCGAGCAGGGTGAGGAGATCGTGATCGCCCGCAACAACCAGCCGATCGCTCGCCTCGTCGCGCACACGGCGCCGCAGCGTCGGCCGGGGAGCCTGCGCGGACGCATTCGGATCGCGGAGGACTTCGACGACCCGCTGCCCGACGAGCTGGCCGACGCCTTCGGCGGGTGA